gtgatatcgtccgagaacggagtcttcaatgctccgtagatggcgaacccgacatctcttcggtacggaggagatggagttctcctgtggttccggtaccgaggaggaacaggaacatgtcggggttgaggattctttctcctggaagacacgtcactactgcggtagtgactttcatgcctagatgaggagggagaatccgtcgttgtcttctccggctgttggctcttctgcaggaaggttaagaactcctcctgcttctcggccaagaacagcttgacagcttcatttaaatcgggctgctgggaagactcggtgcgatgactcctggagtggcttgttccttcttcgtgagaaccggaggtagatgtctcccgaggccgtttttcagacctgcgagctggactagcttcctcacggttatcacgaacggtattatgggtgttatgtgatctggtatgcatttttttggggtggaaaaagggtcaaaaattcgctttatcacagatttggttctctgtttcccacagacggcgccagtgatgaatccgcgaaaatttgatgttagtgatgaatgctggaaaaacgcagatcacgacacagagaatttacgtggttcgatttactgaggtaaatctacgtccacgggaagaaaagagggcagagttgtattgcttgatctgttttctacagcttacaatacagacttgctattttgtattctatctctagagatcgagagaatgtcTTTTGaagctaaccctatctatctgatctaggttctatttatacaaaggaccaagatcgtggcatgcagctatttactaggtagtggatgtcgtggagatcgtggcgatcttgcatgggtccactatcctgcatgagttaatgactgcttgacaccactaaatagatcgtgggtgtagtggaggtggaaatcctgtatgagtccactatctcttagttcggtcgaatactgagaccgaactgctgaattattgccgagcagcttttgccgatctgagagtagagcttgatgccgacctgagagcagagtttgattggttgggtttgattggttggcttttaccgagctgtaggctggggccgaactctttggttgtgccgaactgaactctttagtcatgccggactgatactctttagtcatgccgaactgatactctttcttgggctttaggctgatgggctttaccgctgttgggcttgtttagtacgtactccatcacaaGGAATATAAGAGCTTGACATAAGATCATACCACTTAACATGTTGTGACCAAGGTCCAAATATTGAAGAATTGTCAAGTTCCCAATTTCACTTGGCACGGGGCCAGTAAATTTGTTTGTACTCATGTCCAAAGTTTGTAAATTAGTAAGAGCACCGATCTCTTTTGGAATATTACCTGTGAGTAAATTGCATCAAGTCAACATCCAATTATATACTTATAAGTTTGCACATGTCATATGAAGTCTTCAGATCAGATCTTACCACTTAAATAGTTAGCACCCAAATCTAATAATTGCAGCAATGTCAAGTTTCCAATTTGTGTTGGCACATGTCCACTAAATCTGTTGTTGTACAAATAAAGATACTCAAGCTTTGAACACTGCCCCAAACTCGATTGTATTTCCCCGTACAACTCGTTGTAAGAAATACGAAGTCTCTTAAGCCTATGGAGATTGTGTTTGCACATATCATTTGGTAGGCTACTAGATAAACTATTAATCCTTAAATTCAAAACTTGTAAAAATGACATGTTGAAAATAGAATGGGGAATAGAACCATGAAAAGAGTTATTGCTAATATCTAaagaaacaagaaaagaaagattTCCGATTTCTGGAGAAATGGTTCCTGCAAGACCCATGGATGATATATTCAACTGAGTCACCCTTTGATAGTGAGAATCACAAGTAACTCCCATCCAACTACAAATACTGCTCTCACTACTCCAATTTTTGGCTAATATATTATGGGGATCAAAAGAGATTTGAGATTTGAAAGCAACAAGGGAAGAACGATCGATGTTTATATCTGAGTTGGCTGAGCTATAAACAATCAACCATTGAAGTAGTAAGAATGATGTTATAAGGAGGTAGAGATGGGAAGATGTATCCATTAGGCTTTATTTTAAAAGTAGCTAGCAATGTGTGGTGTATACAAGATTTGAGCTACCACTATATATATACCTcaaaagtgtgtgtgtgtgtgtgtgtgagagagagagagagagagagagagagagagagagagagagagagagagagagagtttatCTTTTGTTTTTGAGATAAATGATACTCCAAAAGTCGTCTATTATCATAAACATAATGGTAATGATTTTTCATTTACTTTAAAATTATATTCCTATACACCAAAATTATTTACttagaaaaagagaaaatggtTTATGTATACAAAAAGAACTCTATATTAAGGAATCTCATGTTGACTGTAGATCTGATCTTGAAGTTGTGTTAAGAAAATTGAGGCTTTCAGTCCTTTAAATATTTCCATGACGccaagtaaaaaaattaattaaattatattccTATATCTCTAAACTGAAATATTTACAATATTCAATTCAATTTGTTAAtttattccaaaataaatttaattacagCTTAACTGGAAAACGATACTACATCGATCAATTCATCACCGTTGTCATGTGATTAAAGATTGATAGCTCCTTTTTGTCTTCGACTGCTATGCATGACTTATTACAGACACTAGACGAAGACTTCTTAAGTCGAGTCAATGTCCTTTTTCATAATGTTTTTCTACGGTTGATATTTAAactcacatttttttaattaatactcaCATTAACAAACAGTTTCTAAAATCTTGTAcgactaagaaatgtgtcatttcaACTGCGACAAAGGCATTATATCATTAAAAATCTTAATCAATTTTTAGTatcttttcaattttatttttaagagtAGTTTAGTAATTTAATATCCCCTCCGTCCCAACTCGAGTGATTGACTTCTTTTTTGTCGTTGTTTTGCTATGATGATAGttaatagttaaagtagagataaagtaaagtaacAGAGTGAATAACATAGAAGATAAgcgtatctacattattctcttatttactttaatttctttccactttaactatttattgttattttccCTAAACAAGTGCCTGAAAAcagtcaatcacttgagatgagACGGATGGAATATCTATTTGTATAGTATATTGGATACAAGCTCAAATCCTTTAGCCTATGAAATTGGTATAAATGTGATACTGTATAAAACTTATTCATTGTATACAACAAATACGTGATACGTTGAGAGTAAAATACAACTATATAAATACTAGGTTGGATAATAGAAGAAAGATGTGTTTATGGTTGAAATCATATCACCAAAAGACCTTTAAAACAAGGCATGCCTTAATATACAGTCCAAATATAGTGGTCTCAAGTCAAGTCTACGTTTATCACTAAATAAATAGTCGCTTTATGAATAGACAATTGGACATATATATATCAACATATAGCTGTGGTGGATTTGGACATAAAATATGGCATACTGGAACTATACATCATGTTACCTAGAAAAGTATTACTCCCTTTGAAGATGACCCCTTCTATGGCCATTATATTATGTGTTAAAACAGACTTTTCaagtaattaaatttcaatattatttaatcgatgaaaatgaaaaaatttataACCCCCGTCCGTGCAGTAACATTATTTTCATAAGAACGGTACGTTCCGAGgtgtaaagtaggagagaagggATGTCATAATTGGGGTTTTGAATAAGACgacctttttatttttcattttattcgtTGAAAAAGTAATAAGAATGAGAGGTGTTAAGCTTTTTATCATCCTGGCGTCGAGCTATTTTTCCGCAGGACCTCCCCTACAGTATCGTCACCGCAGTAGAGTTTAACCACCAAGTTCGGGATGGATTGGTGTGGTTCCTCTACGCCTAGGACACCAGAATATGtggaaagtaaaaaaataaaaaaaggaataaaTTTGACATAGTTAGAGTTAATTATatctttttaaaatattaaaaaattatatatttgacTGAgtctcattattttatttaagctTTTTTTGTTTCATATGCTAGTTTGACTGAGTATAAATCTTCATTTTATATGTGAATTTTTCTTAttgtaaaatattaataatttagaCACAACAGGATATTTTCATTTCAGCAGCAAACCTGAACCCTAACAGAACAGGTGAATTTCTCCATTCGTACAACTTTGCACCCGGAACGAGTAAATCGAGAGTGAACGGTGAATTATGCCTATCCAAATCACTAACACACTTGGACGTAATATCTGataacgcaatcaaatcagcAAACTGAGGTTCATACAACTCTAAAGAATATATATCACATGTTCTCAAAGTTATAGTGTATAGCAAGAAACAATCATCTGCCATAGTCGATgagttgatacgattattattattattattattatttagttagttaattatgaatttgcatatcttttccatatcttttgtcttgctcattaagttagtatccctATTACAAATAGgactattgttattctcattattGAATCAATGAAATCGTAATTAtttgtcttttatctttatttagtttttcgttTAGAATTTCTGATTGTCGACAGAGCACGGTTTCTCTGCgaatttctttatctttttcacttgataagggtTTTTCCCTTATTAGATCCATAgtccactaatttattcaactcatttttctttacatttcttaaaatctgtgtccgCACCAAATGCGACTCCTATTGTTGGAAGGAGGTAGTATTATCATGAGCAAATAGTGATGATTTTTTCTTTAGGATGGTCTAGTGTTATAAGTGAGCTATAAGCTTATGAATTGAAGTAGAGATATTTACTTTAGAGTTTTGTTTGAGTCTGATCTTGTTGTTGCGAGAACTTGACAAAATAACTATTTAACGTATTTAGAAATTGGATAATACGAAGAAAGATGTGTTTATGGTTCGAAACATATCACCAAAAGATAGAAAGGACCCTAAAAACACGACGTGTCTAAAAGTTGTCTCAAGTAAGTCGATATTTATCACTGAAAAGTAGCtttttttaatacacaattggaCATATATATTAACGTATATTGGTGATGGATTTTGACATAAAATATGACACATTTGTAATTAGGAacgtaatcaaatgcaaactctaaatattatacaaattCTAAATTATGATCTTGatcgttaaaaaatatcaacagatgacaaaatagtagcaacataaaatgtcaacacagtgtcaacggttgatgatgtgttgatattgtgttgacattttctgttgctactattttgtcatcagttgatattttttaacgatccagatcatagtttggagtttgtgcaatatatgagtttacattttatcactaccctttataattatatatagacTGAGAAAAgtattacttttatttatataattatcatgGAAATTATCCATCAATTGACTTGAGGTCACTAATTCATTGGTATTAATTTTTCTTGCACTAAGTAATATTGTGAAATATGTTTAATCGCTTCGCCAATCAA
This genomic interval from Salvia splendens isolate huo1 chromosome 13, SspV2, whole genome shotgun sequence contains the following:
- the LOC121760931 gene encoding probable LRR receptor-like serine/threonine-protein kinase At3g47570; the encoded protein is MDTSSHLYLLITSFLLLQWLIVYSSANSDINIDRSSLVAFKSQISFDPHNILAKNWSSESSICSWMGVTCDSHYQRVTQLNISSMGLAGTISPEIGNLSFLVSLDISNNSFHGSIPHSIFNMSFLQVLNLRINSLSSSLPNDMCKHNLHRLKRLRISYNELYGEIQSSLGQCSKLEYLYLYNNRFSGHVPTQIGNLTLLQLLDLGANYLSGNIPKEIGALTNLQTLDMSTNKFTGPVPSEIGNLTILQYLDLGHNMLSGNIPKEITHLTNLQDLIMSYNMLWGSLPKEIGNMTSITRIFFKLYYFVAFK